Proteins encoded within one genomic window of Bacillus sp. F19:
- a CDS encoding DUF4179 domain-containing protein: protein MFDREEQEIKRYKEKIDTVQIPVDLLDDAVLQGFRKAQKRKRRPFVRWASLAAALFIFIFITLIRVSPGFASYVSSFPGMEKMVEIIRYNKGLMSAVENNFAQEIGVSDEHDGIKITLDSAIVDQRKLKIFYTIHNQSEKANVEIVNPTLRSGKVNLNENASFTSGHIEEDMEKNKSSDWSMEYDFGASMNHEDFQLEMMVHTRRAQSNEKENAFHFSFSLDQDLVTKKMKVIEINQTVSIENQKVTFKKAEITPLSASLLVQYDKDNAMELFAFEDLRLVDEKGEPWSIYHNGLVGREISETEDMIYLESNYFEQPKELYLEFSKIRAVKKSDLEVIVDPETNTVLKRPKDEVFSKIEVLKNEVSFSYYEDREASSFLMNDVTDANGVSLSTSSSGKDPTSDSGEKRFAIQFDRGKITKGPLSMKFVDYPGYIEKKTRIQIK, encoded by the coding sequence ATGTTTGACCGTGAGGAACAGGAGATTAAAAGATATAAAGAAAAAATAGATACTGTCCAGATTCCTGTAGACTTGCTTGATGATGCCGTCTTACAAGGGTTTCGAAAGGCGCAAAAACGGAAACGGCGGCCGTTTGTCAGATGGGCATCACTTGCTGCGGCACTTTTTATATTTATCTTCATCACACTTATACGGGTCTCTCCTGGATTTGCTTCTTATGTCAGTTCATTCCCTGGCATGGAAAAGATGGTGGAAATCATCCGCTACAACAAAGGACTGATGTCAGCTGTCGAGAATAACTTTGCTCAGGAAATTGGCGTTTCAGATGAACATGACGGAATAAAAATTACACTGGATTCCGCCATTGTGGATCAGAGAAAATTGAAGATTTTTTATACGATCCACAATCAGTCTGAAAAAGCGAACGTTGAAATTGTGAATCCGACATTACGTTCAGGAAAAGTGAATCTTAATGAAAATGCTTCTTTCACATCAGGTCACATCGAAGAGGATATGGAGAAAAATAAAAGTTCAGACTGGTCAATGGAGTATGATTTTGGAGCGTCTATGAACCATGAAGATTTTCAGCTTGAAATGATGGTTCACACAAGAAGGGCACAATCGAATGAAAAAGAAAATGCCTTTCATTTTTCATTTAGCCTTGATCAAGACTTGGTGACGAAAAAAATGAAAGTGATTGAAATTAATCAAACTGTTTCAATTGAAAATCAAAAGGTTACATTTAAGAAAGCCGAAATTACTCCTCTTTCTGCCTCCCTCCTGGTTCAATATGATAAAGATAATGCGATGGAGCTTTTTGCATTTGAAGATCTCAGGCTTGTTGATGAAAAAGGAGAACCCTGGTCGATTTATCATAATGGGCTTGTTGGAAGGGAAATCAGCGAAACAGAAGACATGATTTATCTGGAAAGCAACTATTTTGAACAGCCAAAGGAACTCTATCTGGAATTCAGCAAAATCCGTGCGGTGAAAAAATCGGATTTAGAAGTGATCGTTGATCCAGAAACAAATACCGTGCTGAAGAGACCGAAAGATGAGGTATTCAGTAAGATCGAGGTTTTGAAGAATGAAGTTTCATTTTCCTATTATGAGGATAGAGAAGCTTCAAGCTTCTTAATGAATGATGTGACGGATGCTAATGGGGTCAGTTTGTCAACAAGCTCTTCAGGCAAAGATCCAACTTCTGATTCAGGCGAAAAACGATTTGCCATTCAGTTTGACAGAGGCAAAATAACGAAAGGCCCGCTATCTATGAAGTTTGTGGACTATCCCGGCTATATTGAGAAAAAAACAAGAATTCAAATAAAATGA
- a CDS encoding sigma-70 family RNA polymerase sigma factor has translation MTDPNLAQKAVNGDDGAFLLLMKQHKEQLYRTAFMYLKNETDSLEAVQEVTFRAYKSLHKLKEPAYFTTYLIRIMLNYCHDQMKRKKRIQINNEELASSAAGTDSFVYLEIEEALHHLDEKYQNVILMKYFHDLKIKDIAQQLNCPESTVKTRLTKALALLRKQLDEKGGNFDV, from the coding sequence TTGACTGACCCCAATCTCGCACAAAAAGCCGTCAATGGTGATGATGGGGCCTTCCTGCTTTTAATGAAGCAGCATAAGGAACAGCTTTACCGGACAGCCTTCATGTATTTGAAAAATGAAACCGATTCGCTTGAAGCCGTTCAGGAAGTCACCTTCCGTGCATATAAGTCGCTTCATAAATTAAAAGAGCCTGCCTATTTCACTACTTATCTGATCCGCATCATGCTTAATTACTGCCATGATCAAATGAAGAGAAAAAAAAGAATCCAGATAAATAATGAGGAGCTGGCTTCATCTGCTGCCGGTACAGATTCCTTTGTTTATCTGGAAATTGAAGAGGCCCTGCACCATTTGGATGAAAAATACCAAAATGTAATTCTGATGAAATACTTTCACGATCTCAAGATCAAAGACATTGCACAGCAGCTGAACTGTCCGGAAAGCACAGTAAAAACCCGGCTCACAAAAGCACTGGCCTTACTGCGGAAGCAGCTTGATGAGAAAGGAGGGAATTTTGATGTTTGA
- a CDS encoding Gfo/Idh/MocA family oxidoreductase yields MSTIVRVGIIGCGGIATGKHMPALARLKNVQMVAFFDLVEERAIEAKMQYGSEMAEHYTDFKELLANPGVDVVHVCTPNDSHSDISIAALEAGKHVMCEKPMATSAAEARKMLETAKRTGKKLSVAYQNRYRADSLHLKSLCEEGELGDIYFAKAHAIRRRAVPTWGVFLDKEKQGGGPLIDIGTHALDLTLWMMNNYEPKMVVGTAFHKLGTRENAANIWGPWDPEKFKVEDSAFAYITMQNGATIFLESSWALNSLNVGESKCTLMGTEGGADMENGLRINGERHGKLYTTMVDLDESGASVIDGKLESEADIEARLWIEAIVEDKDPVVKPEQALIVTEILEAIYKSSETGEPVYFEKKE; encoded by the coding sequence ATGAGTACGATTGTTCGAGTTGGAATTATCGGGTGCGGGGGAATTGCGACCGGAAAGCATATGCCTGCTCTCGCACGACTTAAGAATGTTCAGATGGTGGCTTTTTTTGATCTTGTTGAAGAAAGAGCTATCGAAGCGAAAATGCAATATGGGTCAGAGATGGCCGAACATTATACGGACTTTAAAGAATTGCTTGCAAATCCGGGGGTGGATGTTGTACATGTATGTACGCCGAATGATTCGCATTCAGACATTTCAATAGCAGCTTTGGAGGCAGGGAAGCATGTGATGTGCGAAAAGCCGATGGCTACTTCTGCTGCTGAAGCTCGAAAAATGCTTGAGACGGCAAAGCGCACGGGGAAGAAATTATCAGTTGCTTACCAGAACCGCTACCGGGCAGACAGCCTGCATTTAAAATCACTTTGCGAAGAAGGCGAGCTTGGTGATATCTATTTTGCAAAAGCTCATGCCATCAGAAGACGTGCAGTACCGACTTGGGGCGTGTTTTTGGATAAAGAAAAGCAGGGCGGAGGTCCATTGATCGACATCGGCACTCATGCACTTGATCTGACGTTATGGATGATGAATAATTATGAGCCGAAAATGGTTGTCGGAACCGCTTTTCATAAACTTGGCACAAGAGAAAATGCAGCAAACATCTGGGGCCCTTGGGATCCTGAAAAATTCAAAGTCGAAGATTCCGCGTTTGCTTACATTACCATGCAAAACGGGGCAACAATTTTCCTTGAATCAAGCTGGGCGCTGAATTCTTTGAACGTCGGAGAAAGCAAATGCACCCTGATGGGAACAGAAGGCGGAGCTGATATGGAAAATGGCCTGCGCATCAATGGTGAGCGTCACGGCAAGCTTTACACGACAATGGTGGATTTAGATGAATCAGGTGCATCTGTCATAGACGGCAAGCTTGAAAGTGAAGCAGATATTGAAGCAAGACTTTGGATTGAAGCAATTGTTGAAGATAAAGATCCAGTTGTAAAACCTGAACAAGCCCTTATCGTAACTGAAATTTTGGAGGCGATTTATAAATCGTCTGAAACTGGCGAACCTGTTTATTTTGAAAAAAAAGAATAG